In the Dioscorea cayenensis subsp. rotundata cultivar TDr96_F1 chromosome 12, TDr96_F1_v2_PseudoChromosome.rev07_lg8_w22 25.fasta, whole genome shotgun sequence genome, one interval contains:
- the LOC120273249 gene encoding uncharacterized protein LOC120273249, whose amino-acid sequence MNKNAAPSSLGADGCQHFAEQQSNAPSKHHEEMNGSYPASKADKDCRSLTRTITGSKVGFTVIDASRAIEHNPFYPYKKLGQVKSTDTSECGSTTGPVEESEPLRMWKEMKQNGFLSSSHGGIPMPKQRGRHHRKKKNEELKKRNEIAKKEHANRLTKIAAPSGLLSGLNPGIINHVRNSKQVHSIIEAIVRSEKLEGPCQNKFPNQSGTENKENSERRKEQNYTHNAAASQLNQSLSSSDYSMPSFSWHTSELNDDTLTLKLSSTATMKSEDGSSAYVNDHSTNQDAICSLSLKAANVASRWLDLLQQDIKGRLAALRRSKKRVRNVIQIELPYVLSTEFSSNQENRPCFEQSSEAGDSKTAVHNMHVKRWKSLFGQMDKALTEEGKYLENWLRQVQEMQSHCDKGLKYASPDGIRPFDPLIDSRMKKPDALERECAVRAAAASIYSTSNLTMTKENVQCF is encoded by the exons ATGAACAAAAATGCTGCTCCTTCAAGTTTGGGTGCTGATGGCTGCCAGCATTTTGCAGAACAGCAAAGCAATGCTCCTTCTAAACACCATGAAGAGATGAATGGATCATACCCTGCTTCCAAAGCTGATAAAGATTGCCGTTCCCTAACAAGGACCATAACTGGCTCAAAAGTGGGGTTTACTGTTATAGATGCTTCAAGGGCAATTGAACACAATCCATTTTACCCCTACAAGAAATTAGGACAGGTGAAATCAACAGATACCTCAGAATGTGGCAGCACTACTGGTCCTGTGGAGGAGAGTGAACCATTAAGAATGTGGAAAGAAATGAAGCAGAATGGCTTTCTCTCATCTTCACATGGAGGCATACCCATGCCCAAACAGCGTGGTAGGCatcatagaaagaaaaaaaatgaagagcttAAGAAGAGGAATGAGATAGCAAAAAAAGAACATGCTAATAGGCTCACGAAGATTGCTGCGCCGAGTGGATTGCTCTCAGGACTCAACCCAGGGATCATAAACCATGTCAGGAATAGCAAACAAGTCCACTCCATAATAGAAGCTATTGTGAGGTCTGAGAAGCTTGAAGGTCCTTGCCAAAATAAGTTTCCTAACCAGTCAGGAAcagaaaacaaggaaaattcTGAGAGGAGGAAAGAGCAGAACTACACGCATAATGCGGCAGCCAGTCAATTAAATCAATCCTTAAGTAGTTCAGATTAtagtatgccaagtttttcaTGGCATACCTCTGAACTTAATGATGATACGCTGACTCTAAAACTGTCATCAACTGCAACTATGAAATCAGAGGATGGAAGCAGTGCCTATGTTAATGATCATTCAACAAACCAAGATGCTATTTGTTCTCTATCTTTAAAAG CTGCTAATGTCGCTTCTCGGTGGCTGGATTTGCTTCAGCAGGATATCAAAGGACGTCTGGCTG CACTGCGACGTAGTAAGAAGAGAGTAAGAAATGTGATACAGATTGAATTGCCTTACGTATTGTCAACAGAATTCTCTTCAAACCAAGAAAATAGGCCCTGCTTTGAGCAATCCTCTGAGGCAGGGGATTCTAAAACAGCAGTTCACAATATGCATGTGAAACGATGGAAATCACTTTTTGGTCAAATGGATAAAGCCCTCACTGAAGAGGGGAAATATCTT GAGAACTGGTTGAGACAAGTCCAAGAAATGCAATCACATTGTGATAAAGGCCTGAAATATGCCAGTCCTGATGGTATCCGACCATTCGACCCTTTGATAGATTCCAG AATGAAGAAGCCTGATGCTCTAGAGCGTGAATGTGCAGTAAGAGCAGCTGCAGCTTCAATCTACTCAACAAGCAACTTAaccatgacaaaagaaaatgtaCAATGTTTCTGA
- the LOC120273250 gene encoding pentatricopeptide repeat-containing protein At5g41170, mitochondrial-like, with amino-acid sequence MHSISSSSHLSISSSPFPCCKSSIIVIKRRRRRSLPISEPQQGTHSPVSHLFLSTRSTAPLKAPTFSTNYKSCTRQDLDAPQTSKTEIHEVSTSKVVNFDVETEEEQVNCRVNGLLDVENSGRRSSRLHVGDLVKKVMSLPIEERVKVLDLLDCDYRDLTVSDYNDILTALVKAREFDSAVNLFSELPSLGVSPDSWTYSVMIQCLCKKNEPDEAKRALDEMMERGFVPNVVTFTELITCLCKRGRMAMSFEIFEIMRRIGCEPTVRTYNCLIQGLCYVGRVEEALELLHKIKKSTKRPDIYSFTLVIDGFCKVGRSDEARELLDEALEMGLVPNVVTYNSLIGGYCTEGRPLEGIWVLKEMEGRSCPPDFISYNILLQGLLRFGLISVSFQTYMKMHNAGFQASERVMNTLLRGLCRKSTRNDEPLKEAKELFEQIMELGYPLSPYTYCLMVQALAEKGEVSQAFNHLLEMIGKGYSPRMLTYNVVLRVLCRDGRVDDAMYVFILMLEKDTIPGKFSFSVLIGELERQGRLLDAYGVYAAAVKWGVVPKRIPGKQLKAGNEHFHSIQGDECKE; translated from the coding sequence ATGCATtccatctcctcttcttctcatctttcGATCTCCTCATCCCCATTCCCATGCTGCAAATCATCCATAATTGTGataaagaggaggaggaggaggagtttgCCCATCTCCGAACCTCAGCAAGGTACTCATTCCCCTGTTTCTCATCTATTTCTCTCCACTAGAAGCACAGCACCACTGAAAGCTCCCACTTTTAGCACAAACTACAAATCATGCACTAGACAAGACCTAGATGCTCCTCAAACTTCAAAAACTGAAATTCATGAGGTTAGCACCAGTAAAGTTGTTAACTTTGATGTGGAAACGGAAGAGGAACAGGTGAATTGTAGGGTTAATGGATTATTAGATGTGGAGAATAGTGGGAGGAGAAGTAGTAGGTTGCATGTTGGTGATTTGGTGAAAAAAGTTATGAGCTTGCCCATTGAGGAGCGTGTCAAGGTTCTTGATCTGTTGGATTGTGATTATAGAGATTTGACTGTTTCGGATTACAATGATATCCTCACAGCTCTTGTGAAGGCAAGGGAATTTGATTCTGCTGTGAATTTGTTCTCTGAGCTCCCATCTCTTGGAGTTTCTCCAGATTCATGGACTTATTCAGTGATGATTCAGTGTTTGTGCAAGAAGAATGAGCCTGATGAGGCAAAACGAGCTTTGGATGAGATGATGGAAAGGGGTTTTGTGCCAAATGTAGTGACTTTCACTGAGTTAATTACTTGTTTGTGCAAGAGAGGTAGAATGGCAATGTCTTTCGAGATTTTTGAGATAATGAGGCGAATCGGTTGCGAACCAACTGTTCGAACATATAATTGTTTGATCCAAGGTTTGTGTTATGTTGGTAGAGTGGAGGAAGCACTTGAGCTATTGCACAAGATCAAGAAGTCTACAAAGAGACCGGATATATATTCATTCACTTTGGTCATTGATGGATTTTGTAAGGTTGGAAGATCAGATGAGGCGAGGGAGCTACTTGATGAAGCTCTGGAAATGGGTCTAGTTCCGAATGTTGTCACATATAATTCTCTTATCGGCGGGTATTGCACAGAAGGCCGGCCTTTGGAagggatttgggttttgaaggAGATGGAAGGAAGAAGCTGCCCTCCGGACTTCATCAGCTATAACATTCTGCTTCAAGGCTTGTTGAGATTTGGTTTGATATCAGTATCATTCCAGACTTATATGAAAATGCACAATGCAGGGTTTCAAGCATCAGAAAGAGTGATGAACACACTCCTTAGGGGCCTTTGCCGTAAATCTACAAGAAATGACGAACCTCTCAAAGAAGCTAAGGAGTTGTTTGAGCAGATCATGGAATTGGGTTATCCCCTATCCCCTTACACATACTGCCTGATGGTGCAAGCTCTTGCTGAGAAAGGAGAGGTTAGTCAAGCTTTCAATCATTTGCTCGAAATGATTGGGAAAGGTTATTCTCCAAGAATGCTGACATACAACGTCGTTCTCCGAGTTCTCTGTAGGGATGGTAGAGTTGATGATGCAATGTATGTTTTCATTCTTATGCTTGAGAAAGATACAATTCCTGGCAAGTTCTCTTTTAGTGTCTTGATTGGTGAGTTAGAAAGGCAAGGAAGACTGCTGGATGCTTATGGAGTGTATGCAGCTGCAGTGAAGTGGGGTGTAGTTCCCAAAAGGATACCAGGAAAACAACTGAAGGCTGGAAATGAACATTTTCATTCAATACAAGGAGATGAATGCAAAGAATGA
- the LOC120274042 gene encoding vicilin-like seed storage protein At2g28490, whose product MDHQRILVVMMLMAMVLAMADKEKGGDESKRLFMLKDSKQVVKTEAGEVKVISGPKLDRDMPNMHIGFISMEPNSLFIPQYIDANLIFFVRRGEVKMGWIYKDEYVEKKLKMGDVNFIPAGSAFYMVNTGIGQRLQIICSIDASQTIGSSSYHPFYIAGGINPSSVLFGFDMGTLTTALNATAEEIGKVMTSRTDGAIVFIDGKEAEPPAKFMKRKLKEMSGRRDGDVDVEDGEEIDDGGVWTWRKMLSSLLKTRKGKAKGPVRAPDSYNLYDSAPDFKNKYGWSLALDENEYEPLKHSDFGVYLVNLTGGTMLAPHVNPRATEFGVVLGGEGRVQVVFPNGTMAMNEEVSEGDVFWVPRYFPFCHIASRSGPMEFFGFTTAARRNWPQFLAGARSLLKTMMGPELAAGFGVNQTRLRRMVEAQKEELFLPTWPVKEEFMSA is encoded by the exons ATGGATCATCAGAGAATTCTTGTAGTGATGATGCTAATGGCCATGGTCTTAGCCATGGCAGACAAAGAGAAAGGAGGAGATGAGAGCAAGAGGTTGTTCATGCTTAAGGATTCTAAACAGGTAGTGAAAACAGAGGCCGGTGAGGTGAAAGTTATCTCAGGACCAAAACTAGACAGAGATATGCCCAACATGCACATTGGTTTCATCTCCATGGAACCAAACTCACTCTTCATCCCTCAATACATTGATGCCAATCTCATCTTCTTTGTTCGCAGAG GGGAAGTGAAGATGGGATGGATTTATAAAGATGAGTATGTGGAGAAGAAGCTTAAGATGGGAGATGTTAACTTTATACCTGCTGGTTCAGCTTTCTATATGGTTAACACTGGCATTGGACAGCGTTTACAGATTATCTGCAGCATTGATGCTTCTCAAACCATTGGCTCCAGCTCTTACCAT CCTTTTTACATTGCTGGAGGAATTAATCCATCCTCTGTTTTGTTCGGATTTGACATGGGCACTCTTACTACTGCACTCAAT GCTACAGCTGAGGAAATAGGGAAGGTGATGACAAGCAGAACAGATGGTGCCATAGTGTTTATAGATGGAAAAGAAGCTGAGCCACCAGCTAAGTTCATGAAGAGGAAGCTGAAGGAGATGAGTGGAAGAAGAGATGGTGATGTTGAtgttgaagatggagaagagattGATGATGGTGGAGTTTGGACATGGAGGAAGATGTTAAGCTCATTGTTGAAAACTAGGAAAGGCAAAGCAAAAGGTCCAGTTAGAGCACCAGATTCATACAACTTGTATGACAGTGCACCAGACTTCAAGAACAAGTATGGATGGAGTTTGGCATTGGATGAGAATGAATATGAACCATTGAAACACTCTGATTTTGGAGTATACTTGGTGAATCTCACTGGAGGGACAATGCTTGCACCACATGTTAATCCCAGAGCAACGGAGTTTGGGGTGGTGCTAGGAGGAGAAGGGAGGGTGCAGGTGGTGTTTCCGAATGGGACGATGGCGATGAATGAGGAGGTGTCAGAAGGAGATGTTTTTTGGGTGCCTAGGTACTTCCCTTTTTGCCACATTGCTTCAAGGAGTGGGCCAATGGAGTTCTTTGGATTCACTACGGCGGCGAGGAGGAACTGGCCGCAGTTCTTGGCTGGGGCGAGGTCGCTGTTGAAGACAATGATGGGGCCGGAGTTGGCAGCAGGGTTTGGAGTGAATCAGACTAGGTTGAGGAGGATGGTGGAAGCTCAGAAGGAGGAATTGTTTCTACCTACATGGCCTGTTAAGGAGGAGTTCATGAGTGCGTag